From a single Lolium rigidum isolate FL_2022 chromosome 7, APGP_CSIRO_Lrig_0.1, whole genome shotgun sequence genomic region:
- the LOC124669233 gene encoding BTB/POZ and MATH domain-containing protein 2-like, producing MPSFTGVSVITDGNLSTTLAVNAGTDSGYHLLVVNDYSRTVQEKPNGKSIMSGPFVVGGHKWCIYYCPNGEESGSSDFISLVLSRDDDDMEEAVEAKFDFSFVDQVEYQNPIYIRAIETFSFSSESSFWGSFKFMRRDALERSAYLKDDCFTIRCDIMVCNDLNTSKDADGALSDIHNHFNNLLQNKMGADVTFEVSGETFAAHRCVLAARSKVFMAQLFGPMTEGTTSTVIRIKDMEARVFAALLSFIYTDSFPDKYNIENEERQEVEEQVNDVMWLQWLQELFVAADRYDIQQLKFLCEKHLSEHISVNSVASTLSLAEQHHCCRLKEVCLNFIQVQSRPCLEKIMATDGWEYTTTYPSLLKELIAKLASNQKKNNKRKR from the coding sequence ATGCCGTCGTTCACTGGTgtatccgttatcaccgatggaAATctctccaccaccttggccgtgAATGCCGGCACTGACAGCGGGTACCACCTACTTGTGGTCAACGACTACTCACGAACCGTACAAGAGAAACCCAACGGCAAGAGCATCATGTCTGGGCCTTTCGTGGTAGGAGGCCATAAATGGTGCATCTATTACTGTCCTAACGGTGAGGAGTCGGGTTCTTCCGACTTCATTTCTCTCGTCCTAAGCCGTGACGACGACGATATGGAAGAGGCTGTGGAGGCCAAGTTCGATTTTAGCTTTGTTGACCAGGTTGAGTATCAAAATCCAATATACATCCGTGCAATTGAAACATTCAGCTTCTCCAGCGAATCTAGTTTTTGGGGCTCCTTCAAATTTATGAGAAGAGATGCCCTTGAACGATCGGCTTACCTGAAGGATGATTGTTTCACCATCCGGTGTGACATCATGGTTTGCAATGATCTCAACACTTCCAAGGATGCTGATGGCGCCCTGTCTGACATACATAATCATTTTAACAATCTCCTTCAAAATAAGATGGGTGCTGATGTGACATTTGAGGTCAGCGGTGAGACCTTCGCTGCACACCGATGTGTGCTTGCAGCTCGATCAAAAGTCTTCATGGCACAACTTTTTGGCCCCATGACGGAGGGCACTACGTCTACTGTTATACGGATCAAAGATATGGAAGCAAGAGTGTTTGCGGCTTTGCTTAGCTTCATATACACAGATTCATTTCCTGACAAATACAACATAGAGaatgaagaaagacaagaagtggaGGAACAGGTAAACGATGTAATGTGGCTGCAATGGCTGCAAGAGTTGTTTGTAGCAGCAGACAGATATGATATTCAGCAGCTCAAGTTCTTATGTGAAAAGCATTTGTCCGAGCACATAAGTGTGAACTCGGTGGCATCCACTCTTTCTTTGGCTGAGCAGCACCACTGCTGCAGATTGAAGGAGGTGTGCTTGAATTTTATCCAAGTCCAATCTCGCCCATGTTTGGAGAAAATAATGGCGACTGATGGCTGGGAGTATACCACGACCTATCCCTCTCTTCTGAAGGAGCTCATTGCCAAGCTTGCGTCCAATCAGAAGAAGAACAATAAGAGGAAGCGATAG